The genomic interval TTGGAATTTCAGCAGATTTAAGACATCGGATAAAAAATGGTTACTTTCTCGGTGCCTCTTTTGAAATCGTGAACAAAAAGGTTGACGGCTTCCTTACACAGACGATTTCAAATCGCCTCGTTAAAATCCCAGTTGAAGACAGATATAAAATTTACATCGCTGAGTTAAGCGCATTTTTCGTGGCACCTTTCAGCTCAGAGAAATGGGAAGTTTATATCGGTGGTGGTGTTGGAGCATACAAAGGGAATTTCACAAAAAGAATTCACGACATTGAAAGTGAAATGTTCAAATCACCCATCAGCATTGGCATTCAAGTGATGTCAGGCATAAAAAGGAACTTTTCAAAAAATCTCGGCTTAAGAGCTGAAATCAAATTCCGTGACCCAATCGTTGATGTAGAAAGTCAATTTAAAAGCAACATTATAAATTACAACGGCTACATCATCTCCGTTGATCCAACGCCTTTCAAAACAAGAGTGAACTTTGATACTATAACTTTCGTCTTGGGTATCGTCTACTCTTTTTAAAATACAAAAAATTAACGCTATGACGACCTACGCCGAACAGAAAAAAATGATTGAAGAATTACAAAGAATTTCATACCGACTCAAAGGGAAAGACAAATATGATTTTGAAATGTTTCTGAAAAGACATAAAGATGATGAAGACCTTGACTCTCTTTCAATGAAGCGACTTCGTGAAATTTACGAGAAGTATGTAATTAAAAAAGAAGGGTAAAATATGGTCGGTCTGATCGGTATCGCGGTCATCGTTTTGATAGTTATCTTTTCAATTTTCTACGGATATGGCTTGTTCTTGAAAAGAGAAAACATAGGAAACCTCTCGGGATCAAGGGCGAAATGTACGATTTGCGGAAAAACATTTGAAAAGGAAGAAATGGTTGAAAGGGCAATTGGCATTGAAAAGCTTTATTACTTTTGTGGGGAATGTATCAATGCCTTACACATAGATTACCTAAATAAGAAAACAAACAAAGGTTAATCTATGCTTTTGTGTGAATTCAGCATGACCCCGATAGGTCAAGGTGAAAGCGTGAGCAAATATGTGGCAAGATGCGTTGATATCGTTGACAAAAGCGGACTTGAATACAAATTGACACCGATGGGGACTATAATTGAGGGGGAATGGGACGATGTCTTCAACACGATAAAAAAATGTTTTGAAGCCTTAAAAGAGGACTGCAACAGGGTCTCAATAACAATCAAAGTTGACTACAGAAAGGGAAGAGTCGGAGCTCTTGAAAGCAAAATTAAAAGCGTTGAAGAAAAACTCGGAAGAAGCGTCAAAAAGGGTTAATTTTCCCCATTCTTAAACTTTTTCAAAATGGCATATGGTATGATTATAACATAAGCGATGAAAAGAAGTATTGGAGCAAGGGTGACCGCTATGAAACTATCAACTTCACCAACAGCCATTAAATAAAAGCCGATAAAAATTGTGATTACGCCAATGATAAGGACAATGAAATTTTTCTTTGAAAATGGGATTTCATGTTTTTGAAAAGTAGCTCTTCTTTTCTCTTTTTCCTTTGGTTTAGCCATCTGTTCTCCTATAATTTTGTTAGCCGGTTTACAGCAAAGATAAAAAAACAAAACAAGTTTTGCAAAAATGAAGCGATTTGCGCTGATAATTTTAATTTTGCTCTTTCAAAGTTGCGATCACGGATTAAAGCCAACCGAGGTTGAATTACCCCCAACGGCAGAAAAACCGGGTTTTGGCGGAACTGTTTTTTTCAAAGGGACATGGCCTGATACAATTTACGATTTAAGGGTTGTATCTTTCAGAAATTACCCACCACAAGGTATTTTAAATGAAGTTCTGCAAGGAAAAGCAAAATATAGCGAGTCATTGCCGCGAAAGGTTGATTCAACAAAATATGAAGTTCAAGCTGACACTGGAAGATGGGAATATATCGTCGTAGCTCTTCAATACGGGACGAACATACTTTCGGATTGGAAAGCCATCGGCGTTTATGACAC from Candidatus Thermokryptus mobilis carries:
- a CDS encoding MTH1187 family thiamine-binding protein, with the translated sequence MLLCEFSMTPIGQGESVSKYVARCVDIVDKSGLEYKLTPMGTIIEGEWDDVFNTIKKCFEALKEDCNRVSITIKVDYRKGRVGALESKIKSVEEKLGRSVKKG
- a CDS encoding DUF3098 domain-containing protein → MAKPKEKEKRRATFQKHEIPFSKKNFIVLIIGVITIFIGFYLMAVGEVDSFIAVTLAPILLFIAYVIIIPYAILKKFKNGEN